The Peribacillus sp. FSL P2-0133 genome has a segment encoding these proteins:
- the pepT gene encoding peptidase T — protein MKNEIIERFTSYVKVDTQSNEENPSCPSTPGQLTLANALVKELQSIGMKEVTIDQNGYVMATLPANSNKDVPTIGFLAHVDTATDFTGKDVKPQVIDNYDGKDLTLHEKLDVILSPDDFPSLKNYIGHTLITTDGTTLLGADNKAGIAEIMTAMDYLIQHPEIKHGKIRVAFTPDEEIGRGPHKFDVDAFDAQFAYTVDGGPLGELEYESFNAASAKILIKGTNIHPGTAKGKMVNSSKIAMEFHNKLPVAEAPEYTEDYEGFYHLISFHGDVEETKLSYIIRDFDRQKFNERKEYITKVIEDLKEKYGQNRIQLELHDQYFNMKEKIEPVKEIVDIAHEAMEKLDIKPKISPIRGGTDGSQLSYMGLPTPNIFTGGENFHGKYEFISVDNMILATKVIVGIASLFEEKAK, from the coding sequence GTGAAAAATGAAATCATTGAAAGATTCACTTCTTATGTGAAAGTGGATACCCAATCGAATGAGGAAAATCCATCATGCCCCTCTACACCCGGACAGTTGACCTTGGCAAATGCATTGGTCAAGGAACTTCAATCCATTGGGATGAAGGAAGTGACAATTGATCAGAACGGATATGTCATGGCAACATTGCCAGCCAATTCAAATAAGGATGTCCCGACAATCGGTTTCTTGGCCCATGTCGATACAGCAACGGATTTCACTGGAAAAGATGTAAAACCGCAAGTCATTGACAACTATGATGGCAAAGATCTTACTTTACATGAAAAATTGGATGTCATTCTTTCACCTGATGATTTTCCTTCGCTTAAGAACTATATAGGGCATACCTTGATTACAACGGATGGGACAACCCTGTTGGGAGCAGATAATAAGGCTGGAATTGCTGAAATCATGACTGCCATGGATTATTTGATCCAGCATCCGGAAATCAAGCATGGAAAAATCCGTGTTGCTTTTACTCCCGATGAGGAAATCGGCAGGGGACCCCATAAGTTTGATGTAGATGCTTTTGATGCCCAATTTGCCTACACCGTGGACGGTGGGCCACTTGGAGAACTTGAATATGAGAGCTTCAATGCAGCATCGGCCAAAATCCTGATCAAAGGGACGAATATTCACCCTGGTACGGCTAAAGGAAAAATGGTCAACTCGTCCAAAATCGCCATGGAATTCCACAATAAACTCCCAGTGGCAGAAGCACCGGAATATACGGAAGATTACGAAGGATTTTATCATCTGATTTCATTTCACGGTGATGTGGAAGAGACCAAGCTTTCTTATATCATCAGGGATTTCGACCGCCAAAAATTCAATGAACGCAAGGAATATATAACAAAAGTAATCGAAGATTTAAAAGAAAAATATGGGCAAAACCGTATCCAGCTTGAATTACACGACCAATACTTCAACATGAAGGAAAAAATTGAGCCCGTGAAGGAAATCGTGGATATTGCCCACGAAGCAATGGAGAAACTCGATATAAAACCAAAAATTTCGCCAATACGCGGTGGTACGGACGGTTCTCAATTATCGTATATGGGCCTGCCAACACCCAACATCTTTACGGGCGGGGAGAACTTCCATGGCAAATATGAATTTATTTCCGTCGATAATATGATCCTGGCCACTAAGGTGATCGTTGGCATTGCATCGCTTTTTGAAGAAAAAGCAAAGTAG
- a CDS encoding S1C family serine protease, producing MGYYDQNDENQNKRKRGYTGYFLAGLGGVIIGALLILPGSGLLNNDDNEITTGKSTENEPAEQSQQNLTLDVTSAVTNAVDKASDAVVGITNIQETNFWSQGTNAEDSSAEAGTGSGVVYKKDGGKAYIVTNNHVIEGANELEVTLSDGTKLPAELQGSDPWTDLAVIVVNGDKIKTIAEFGKSGKLKPGEPVIAIGNPLGLQFSGSITQGIISGLERTIEVDINEDGQVDWNAEVIQTDAAINPGNSGGALVNMSGQVIGINSMKIAENAVEGIGLSIPIDSVIPIINDIEEFGEVKRAFLGVNLASVEEISQYHQQNTLKLPRKVTFGVAITGVQSNSPASKAGLKEFDVIVGMDNEKIHDVVELRKYLYNEKKIGDKVKIIYYRDGKKETTEVKLSSSEI from the coding sequence TTGGGTTATTATGATCAGAATGATGAGAACCAAAATAAACGGAAAAGAGGCTATACGGGCTATTTTCTAGCAGGCTTGGGGGGCGTCATTATCGGGGCCTTACTTATTTTACCGGGAAGTGGGTTGTTAAATAACGATGATAACGAAATTACAACGGGGAAATCAACAGAGAATGAGCCCGCGGAGCAGTCCCAGCAAAACCTTACTCTTGATGTAACAAGTGCTGTCACCAATGCTGTTGATAAGGCCAGCGACGCAGTGGTCGGGATCACTAACATTCAGGAAACGAACTTCTGGAGTCAAGGGACCAACGCCGAGGACAGTTCGGCAGAAGCCGGCACTGGTTCTGGAGTCGTCTACAAAAAAGATGGGGGCAAAGCCTATATCGTCACGAATAATCACGTCATTGAAGGCGCTAATGAATTGGAAGTGACATTAAGTGATGGCACTAAATTGCCAGCTGAACTACAAGGTAGTGACCCATGGACAGATTTAGCTGTCATTGTCGTGAATGGCGATAAAATCAAAACCATTGCTGAATTCGGAAAATCCGGCAAATTGAAACCTGGTGAGCCCGTAATTGCCATTGGTAATCCATTAGGCCTCCAATTCTCTGGATCGATCACACAAGGGATCATCTCCGGATTGGAGCGTACAATAGAGGTGGATATCAATGAGGACGGACAAGTGGATTGGAACGCGGAGGTCATCCAGACCGATGCGGCGATTAACCCAGGTAACAGCGGGGGGGCACTCGTTAATATGTCAGGGCAGGTCATCGGAATAAATTCGATGAAGATTGCGGAAAATGCAGTGGAAGGAATCGGTCTTTCCATTCCGATCGATTCAGTTATACCGATTATTAATGATATAGAGGAATTTGGTGAAGTGAAACGTGCCTTCTTGGGTGTGAATTTGGCATCTGTAGAAGAGATTTCCCAATACCATCAACAAAATACATTAAAGTTACCAAGAAAAGTTACATTTGGCGTTGCAATAACAGGCGTTCAAAGCAACTCTCCAGCATCCAAAGCAGGATTGAAGGAATTTGACGTCATTGTTGGAATGGATAATGAAAAAATTCATGACGTTGTGGAATTACGAAAATACCTTTACAACGAAAAGAAAATCGGTGATAAAGTTAAAATCATTTATTACCGTGACGGAAAGAAAGAAACTACGGAAGTCAAACTTTCAAGCAGCGAAATTTAA
- a CDS encoding DEAD/DEAH box helicase, producing the protein MNELSFTDYTLSDEIVRALESLGYQRPTEVQREVIPVALEKRDLVVKSQTGSGKTASFGIPICEMVDWEENKPQALILTPTRELAVQVKEDITNIGRFKRIKATAVYGKHPFALQKAELKQKSHVVVGTPGRVLDHIEKGTFALERLTHLVIDEADEMLNMGFIEQVEAIIKELPKDRVTMLFSATLPESIKKLCKQYMKDPLDIEIKAKGVTTEKIEHALIEVKEDDKFSLLRDVTITENPDSCIIFCRTKDRVDQVCEQLLELEYPCDMIHGGMLQEDRLAVMNEFRRGEFRYLVATDVAARGIDIDNITHVINYDLPMEKESYVHRTGRTGRAGKKGKAITFVTPYEDKFLAEIQGYIGFEIPKMTVPSKEEVSNKKMEFEAKLEARPKIKKDKSEQLNKQIMKLYFNGGKKKKLRAVDFVGTIAKIDGVNAEDIGIITIQDNVSYVEILNEKGPLVLKVMKNTKVKGKLLKVSEAFKK; encoded by the coding sequence ATGAATGAATTGAGTTTTACTGATTATACATTAAGCGATGAAATTGTAAGGGCATTAGAAAGCTTGGGATATCAGCGTCCAACAGAAGTACAGCGTGAAGTGATACCAGTGGCGCTGGAAAAGAGGGATCTTGTCGTTAAATCCCAAACGGGAAGTGGCAAGACCGCTTCATTTGGCATACCGATCTGCGAAATGGTCGATTGGGAGGAGAATAAGCCTCAGGCGCTTATTTTAACACCGACACGTGAGTTGGCTGTACAAGTAAAAGAGGATATTACGAATATAGGCAGATTTAAAAGGATAAAGGCTACTGCGGTTTATGGAAAACATCCATTCGCACTGCAAAAAGCGGAATTGAAACAAAAAAGCCATGTAGTCGTTGGAACCCCGGGGCGTGTCCTGGATCATATCGAGAAAGGGACATTCGCCTTGGAACGCTTAACCCATTTGGTTATTGATGAAGCCGATGAAATGCTGAATATGGGCTTCATTGAACAAGTGGAAGCCATTATTAAAGAGCTTCCGAAAGATCGAGTAACCATGCTGTTCTCTGCTACGTTACCTGAGAGTATAAAAAAACTATGCAAGCAATATATGAAAGATCCTTTGGATATTGAAATCAAAGCAAAGGGTGTAACGACGGAGAAGATTGAACATGCTCTTATAGAAGTGAAGGAAGACGACAAGTTTTCCTTGCTTAGAGACGTCACCATCACGGAAAACCCCGATAGCTGCATCATTTTCTGCCGGACGAAAGATAGGGTAGACCAAGTATGTGAACAGCTGCTGGAACTGGAATATCCGTGTGATATGATACACGGCGGCATGCTTCAGGAAGATCGCCTTGCAGTGATGAATGAATTCAGAAGAGGTGAATTCCGCTATTTGGTTGCGACAGATGTTGCTGCACGCGGAATTGACATCGACAATATAACCCATGTGATTAACTATGACCTGCCAATGGAAAAGGAAAGTTACGTACATCGAACTGGAAGAACGGGCCGTGCCGGTAAAAAAGGAAAAGCCATTACATTTGTGACGCCGTACGAAGACAAATTCCTTGCTGAGATTCAAGGATATATCGGTTTTGAAATCCCTAAGATGACTGTTCCTTCAAAAGAGGAAGTCTCCAATAAAAAAATGGAATTTGAAGCGAAACTGGAAGCTCGTCCAAAAATCAAAAAAGATAAAAGTGAACAATTGAATAAACAAATCATGAAGCTGTATTTTAATGGCGGCAAGAAAAAGAAACTCAGGGCTGTGGATTTTGTCGGAACCATCGCAAAGATTGATGGAGTAAATGCAGAGGACATCGGGATCATTACGATTCAGGATAATGTTTCTTATGTGGAAATATTGAATGAAAAGGGACCGCTTGTCTTGAAAGTGATGAAAAATACGAAAGTAAAAGGCAAACTTTTGAAGGTTTCAGAGGCTTTTAAGAAGTAA
- a CDS encoding MBL fold metallo-hydrolase yields the protein MTMHFSVLASGSTGNAFFVETEDQSFLVDAGLSGKALEALFQDIGRDMSKLSGILVTHEHSDHIKGLGVVARKHKLPIYANAKTWNAMDRSIGEIATEQKFTFEMEQVKTFGSLDIESFGVSHDAAEPMFYVFHHEDKKLVVITDTGYVSDRMKGIISNADAYVFESNHDVSMLRMGKYPWSIKRRILSDVGHVCNEDAALAMSEVAGDKTKRIYLAHLSLDNNMKDLARMSVEQTLKTKGIIVGEQFSLYDTDPKRPTELVTL from the coding sequence ATGACAATGCATTTTAGTGTTCTCGCAAGCGGGAGTACAGGAAATGCCTTTTTCGTGGAAACGGAGGATCAATCATTCCTTGTCGATGCCGGCTTAAGCGGTAAAGCCCTGGAAGCATTGTTTCAGGATATAGGCCGTGATATGTCGAAGCTATCCGGTATCCTTGTTACCCATGAACACAGCGACCATATTAAAGGTCTTGGCGTGGTTGCCAGAAAACATAAACTCCCGATATATGCGAATGCAAAAACATGGAATGCCATGGATCGATCAATCGGTGAAATTGCAACCGAACAAAAATTCACATTTGAAATGGAACAGGTCAAAACGTTCGGCAGTCTTGATATAGAATCTTTTGGCGTTTCACATGATGCGGCAGAGCCGATGTTTTACGTCTTTCATCATGAGGATAAGAAACTTGTGGTCATAACCGATACAGGGTACGTAAGTGATCGGATGAAGGGAATCATCTCGAATGCCGATGCTTACGTATTTGAAAGTAACCATGATGTGTCCATGCTGAGGATGGGAAAATATCCATGGAGCATCAAGCGCCGGATTTTAAGCGATGTCGGACATGTTTGTAATGAAGACGCTGCCCTTGCAATGAGTGAAGTGGCCGGTGATAAGACCAAGCGGATTTACTTGGCCCACTTAAGCCTTGATAACAATATGAAGGATCTAGCAAGAATGTCGGTGGAACAGACGTTAAAGACAAAGGGGATCATCGTTGGCGAACAATTTTCCTTATATGATACAGACCCGAAAAGACCAACGGAACTTGTTACGTTATAA
- a CDS encoding heme oxygenase yields MIIVTNRIRVKKGMGAVMAPGFTAPGPLDTTEGFVKVEVLLTQNLSDHDELSVNMYWENLDNFTAWRNSDAFKAAHKRPEPGSGEAKKESPILGSELTTYEVASVKEIAK; encoded by the coding sequence ATGATAATCGTAACGAATAGAATCAGAGTCAAAAAAGGGATGGGTGCAGTCATGGCCCCAGGATTTACTGCGCCAGGTCCACTTGATACTACGGAAGGCTTCGTAAAAGTAGAAGTATTATTAACGCAGAATTTGTCGGACCACGATGAACTGAGCGTAAATATGTACTGGGAAAACCTTGATAACTTTACTGCTTGGAGAAATAGCGATGCATTCAAAGCTGCACATAAACGGCCTGAACCAGGTTCCGGTGAAGCAAAAAAAGAATCTCCAATTCTAGGCAGCGAGCTTACAACGTATGAAGTCGCCTCGGTAAAGGAAATAGCTAAATAA
- a CDS encoding catalase — translation MTKANENGRIDEQSKQRQLDQYRVDDNGKKMTTNQGLRISEDEHSLKAGTRGPTLMEDFHFREKMTHFDHERIPERIVHARGSGAHGYFQVYEPMAEFTKAKFLQDPSVKTPVFVRYSTVAGSRGSADSVRDVRGFSTKFYTEEGNYDLVGNNIPVFFIQDAIKFPDLIHAVKPEPHNEIPQAASAHDTFWDFVANNEETAHMVMWHLSDRAIPRSFRMMEGFGVHTFRFVNEQGTAHFVKFHWKPVLGVKSLVWDEAQKIAGKNPDFHRQDLWEAIDTGNYPEFEFGVQMIKEADEFKFDFDILDPTKLWPEEQVPVKIIGKMVLNQNTDNFFAETEQIAFHPGHVVPGIDFSNDPLLQGRLFSYTDTQLSRLGGPNFHELPINRTVAPVHNNQRDGMHRMSINPGQVSYHKNSLVGNSPEPASEEEGGYAHYQEKVDGRKVRQRSESFKDHYSQAKLFWNSMTEVEKEHIIQAFHFEVGKVKSKDVQQQIVEMFSNVDVELAKTIAIGVGVNPPANKSEVKMDLASPALSQEQMKVNTAATRKVAILAADGFNGSEVNQVLESFKSAGITAEIISLNRGVITSSEGQQAEVNQTFLTADSVLFDAVYVAGGQESVDALKASKEPIYFVDEAYNHFKAIGAGKEGAEILSKAGIVSNDPASGIVAVTDNNSGTAFIEAIAKHRHWSRA, via the coding sequence ATGACAAAAGCAAATGAAAACGGAAGAATCGATGAGCAAAGTAAGCAGCGGCAGTTGGATCAATATCGAGTGGACGATAATGGGAAAAAGATGACGACTAACCAAGGTTTGCGTATTTCTGAGGATGAGCATTCTTTAAAAGCGGGAACACGTGGTCCGACTTTGATGGAGGACTTTCATTTCCGGGAAAAAATGACTCATTTTGACCATGAGCGTATTCCTGAGCGGATTGTCCATGCCCGTGGATCTGGTGCTCATGGATATTTTCAGGTATATGAACCGATGGCCGAATTTACAAAAGCCAAGTTTCTTCAAGACCCTTCAGTCAAGACACCAGTATTCGTTCGTTACTCCACGGTGGCAGGTTCCCGCGGATCGGCAGACTCGGTCCGTGATGTAAGGGGATTTTCCACCAAGTTTTATACTGAGGAAGGAAACTATGATTTGGTCGGAAATAATATTCCGGTATTTTTTATCCAGGATGCCATTAAGTTCCCGGATTTAATTCATGCGGTTAAACCGGAGCCTCATAACGAAATACCTCAGGCTGCGTCTGCCCATGATACTTTTTGGGACTTCGTCGCCAACAATGAAGAAACGGCTCATATGGTCATGTGGCATCTTTCTGATAGGGCCATACCGAGAAGTTTCCGGATGATGGAAGGGTTTGGTGTCCACACATTCCGTTTTGTAAATGAACAAGGCACGGCCCATTTCGTTAAATTCCATTGGAAGCCTGTATTGGGAGTTAAATCCCTTGTCTGGGATGAGGCACAGAAAATCGCAGGGAAGAATCCTGACTTTCACCGCCAAGATCTGTGGGAAGCGATAGATACCGGAAATTATCCTGAATTTGAATTTGGCGTGCAAATGATTAAGGAGGCAGATGAATTCAAATTCGACTTTGATATCCTAGATCCTACTAAACTATGGCCTGAAGAACAGGTCCCGGTGAAAATAATCGGAAAAATGGTATTGAATCAAAATACGGATAACTTTTTTGCAGAGACGGAACAGATAGCATTCCATCCGGGGCATGTCGTACCGGGTATTGATTTTTCAAATGATCCGCTGCTCCAGGGACGTTTATTCTCCTACACCGATACCCAGCTATCCCGATTGGGAGGACCGAATTTCCATGAGCTTCCGATTAATAGGACGGTTGCCCCCGTTCATAATAATCAGCGCGATGGCATGCACCGAATGTCAATAAATCCAGGACAGGTCAGCTACCACAAAAATTCCCTTGTAGGCAACTCCCCCGAACCTGCTTCGGAAGAGGAGGGTGGCTATGCACATTACCAGGAAAAAGTCGATGGCAGGAAGGTCCGACAACGCAGTGAAAGCTTCAAGGATCATTATAGCCAGGCTAAATTATTTTGGAATAGCATGACGGAAGTGGAGAAGGAGCATATTATTCAGGCTTTCCACTTTGAAGTGGGAAAAGTGAAAAGTAAGGACGTTCAGCAGCAAATCGTCGAGATGTTCAGCAATGTGGATGTCGAACTGGCTAAAACGATCGCTATTGGAGTGGGCGTGAATCCTCCAGCCAATAAAAGCGAGGTCAAAATGGATTTGGCTTCTCCGGCTTTAAGCCAGGAGCAAATGAAAGTGAACACGGCCGCAACAAGGAAAGTGGCAATCTTGGCTGCAGATGGTTTCAACGGGTCAGAGGTTAATCAAGTCTTGGAATCATTTAAATCGGCAGGGATAACGGCTGAAATCATCAGTCTTAATCGTGGAGTGATTACAAGTTCTGAAGGACAGCAGGCCGAGGTGAATCAGACATTCCTGACAGCCGATTCGGTACTTTTCGATGCTGTATATGTGGCAGGAGGCCAGGAGAGTGTCGATGCTTTAAAGGCATCCAAGGAACCAATTTACTTTGTTGATGAAGCCTACAATCATTTCAAAGCGATTGGTGCAGGAAAAGAAGGAGCCGAGATCTTATCGAAGGCAGGCATCGTTTCCAATGATCCAGCCTCAGGCATTGTAGCTGTTACGGATAATAATAGTGGTACTGCCTTTATCGAGGCAATTGCCAAGCACCGTCACTGGAGTCGCGCTTAA
- the rlmH gene encoding 23S rRNA (pseudouridine(1915)-N(3))-methyltransferase RlmH: MKITIITVGKLKEKYLKQGIAEYTKRLSAYANIELVEVPDEKAPENLSAADMDIVKQKEGERILAKVSPDTYVITLEINGKQLTSEQLATHLDQLATYGKSKIAFIIGGSLGLGTEVLSRSDYALSFSKMTFPHQLMKLVLVEQIYRAFRINRNEPYHK; this comes from the coding sequence ATGAAAATAACGATTATTACTGTTGGCAAGCTAAAGGAAAAATACTTAAAGCAAGGAATTGCTGAATATACAAAAAGGTTAAGCGCCTATGCTAATATAGAACTTGTCGAAGTACCGGATGAAAAAGCTCCGGAGAACCTGAGTGCAGCGGACATGGACATTGTAAAGCAAAAGGAGGGTGAACGAATCCTGGCGAAAGTCAGCCCGGACACCTACGTAATAACGCTTGAAATCAATGGAAAACAGCTTACTTCAGAGCAGCTGGCCACTCATTTGGATCAGCTCGCCACCTATGGAAAGAGCAAAATTGCCTTTATTATTGGCGGGTCGCTTGGGCTTGGCACTGAGGTGTTATCAAGAAGTGATTATGCCCTTTCCTTCTCGAAAATGACCTTTCCGCATCAATTAATGAAATTGGTTCTAGTGGAGCAAATATATCGGGCTTTTCGGATAAATAGAAATGAACCATATCATAAATGA
- a CDS encoding CxxH/CxxC protein, producing the protein MKLYCCQEHVDMALDEVVYECETYPVLTLVPEENQLSTTCEYCRNVAIYLVGN; encoded by the coding sequence ATGAAATTATATTGCTGTCAGGAACACGTGGACATGGCGCTGGATGAAGTGGTATACGAATGTGAAACCTATCCTGTTTTAACGCTGGTTCCCGAAGAAAATCAGTTATCAACAACCTGTGAATATTGTCGAAACGTGGCAATATATCTAGTAGGGAACTAA
- the rlmN gene encoding 23S rRNA (adenine(2503)-C(2))-methyltransferase RlmN: MNKESIYGLTFEQLTSWLSDHGHKKFRASQVWEWLYRTRVTNFSEMTDVNKECIKLLEEHFVIQTLTEHVKQESADGTIKFLFKLQDGNLIETVMMRHKYGISVCVTTQVGCNIGCSFCASGLLAKSRDLSSGEIVEQIMNVQLHLDKLEQGDVVSHVVVMGIGEPFDNFENMIDFLKVLMDHKGLAIAARRITVSTSGLANKIYDFTDTQLQVNLAISLHAPNNELRTRIMKINRAIPIEKLMKSLDYYLEKTNRRITIEYILLKDVNDHQEEAEQLANLLEDKKHRLYVNLIPYNPVDEHSQYQRSEKESVLSFYDTLKKRGVNCKIRQEHGTDIDAACGQLRSKQIKKAEAQ, encoded by the coding sequence ATGAATAAAGAGTCCATTTATGGTTTAACATTCGAACAATTGACATCATGGCTTTCGGACCATGGCCATAAAAAATTCAGAGCTTCCCAAGTCTGGGAGTGGCTTTATAGAACACGTGTGACGAATTTCTCTGAAATGACGGATGTTAATAAAGAGTGCATAAAATTACTTGAAGAGCACTTTGTCATCCAGACTTTGACTGAGCACGTTAAGCAAGAATCAGCGGATGGAACGATCAAGTTCTTGTTTAAATTACAGGATGGAAACCTTATCGAAACCGTCATGATGAGGCATAAATACGGAATTTCGGTTTGTGTCACCACCCAAGTGGGCTGCAATATTGGCTGCAGTTTCTGTGCCAGTGGATTATTGGCCAAAAGCCGCGATTTATCCAGCGGCGAAATAGTGGAACAAATCATGAACGTTCAACTGCATCTGGATAAATTGGAACAAGGGGATGTTGTTAGCCATGTTGTTGTAATGGGTATTGGTGAGCCGTTCGATAACTTTGAAAATATGATAGACTTTTTGAAGGTACTCATGGACCATAAGGGTCTTGCTATCGCTGCTAGGCGTATTACTGTTTCGACGAGCGGTCTTGCCAATAAGATTTATGATTTCACTGATACCCAATTACAGGTGAATCTGGCCATCTCATTGCATGCACCGAATAATGAACTCAGGACACGGATCATGAAAATAAACCGAGCTATTCCGATAGAAAAATTGATGAAATCTCTTGATTATTATTTAGAGAAAACGAATAGGAGAATTACGATTGAATATATCCTATTGAAAGATGTCAATGACCACCAAGAAGAAGCCGAGCAACTCGCCAATCTTCTTGAGGACAAAAAACATCGGCTCTATGTCAACCTGATTCCATACAATCCTGTAGATGAGCATAGTCAATACCAAAGAAGTGAAAAAGAGTCCGTTCTCTCGTTTTATGATACGCTGAAAAAGAGAGGCGTAAATTGTAAAATCCGCCAAGAACATGGAACGGATATTGATGCAGCTTGCGGCCAGCTTAGAAGCAAGCAAATCAAGAAAGCCGAAGCCCAGTAA
- the yycI gene encoding two-component system regulatory protein YycI has translation MDWNNTKSIFIMVFFVLNIFLLYQFLEKINDSQYESFTESSTEELLKEDEISIETPLPKQKLKDQFLIAQSKTFEKKDIEHLKNQKAKIIDDKKLVGTFKTPVGMKAEVHAADLDIFLKEYILNGSEYHFWSYDEINQTIICYQVADKKMFFNNSKGKVTLYLNKKGEIVSYEQMYLEGIKKFNKPKELVSALNAIGELYDNGDIDPKSKVTNVKLGFYNSLQTTSVSHLLVPTWWVVIDDETDLFVNAFDGEVIELNTEEKILE, from the coding sequence GTGGATTGGAATAATACAAAGTCGATTTTCATCATGGTTTTCTTCGTTTTGAATATTTTTCTACTTTATCAATTCCTGGAAAAGATTAATGACTCCCAATATGAAAGTTTCACGGAGTCCTCAACGGAAGAACTGTTGAAAGAAGATGAGATTTCAATAGAAACCCCACTTCCGAAACAAAAGTTGAAGGATCAATTCCTGATTGCCCAAAGCAAGACTTTCGAGAAGAAGGATATTGAGCACCTGAAAAACCAAAAAGCAAAAATCATCGATGATAAGAAGCTTGTGGGTACATTTAAAACACCGGTTGGCATGAAAGCGGAAGTTCATGCTGCAGACCTTGATATATTCCTGAAGGAGTATATTTTAAATGGAAGTGAGTATCATTTTTGGAGCTATGATGAAATCAACCAGACTATCATCTGCTATCAAGTGGCAGATAAAAAGATGTTTTTTAATAATAGTAAGGGGAAGGTCACTTTATATCTGAACAAGAAGGGCGAAATCGTTTCCTATGAACAGATGTATTTAGAGGGAATCAAAAAATTCAATAAACCAAAAGAATTGGTATCTGCTTTAAATGCTATTGGAGAATTGTATGATAATGGTGATATTGATCCCAAAAGCAAAGTCACGAATGTGAAACTGGGCTTTTACAATTCGCTGCAAACGACATCTGTGTCACATTTACTTGTGCCAACATGGTGGGTGGTCATTGATGACGAAACGGATCTCTTCGTGAATGCTTTTGATGGAGAGGTCATTGAATTGAATACAGAAGAAAAAATACTGGAGTGA